The following DNA comes from Candidatus Babeliales bacterium.
TACATCTTCTAATTCTAATTCAAAAACATGTGTGGTACTTTCTCGCTCGTTAGGACCAAACGATAAAGATAGTACTACTGGTGGAGTACTTCTTGGATTAGTTTCTAAACTCCAGCAATTTTTAATACATCAAGGATATTTGAAGGCTGCTAGTACAGGCAATTTTGGTCCTGCAACAGTAGCCGCAGTTCAAAATTTTCAAAAAGACAATAAGATTGTGTCTTCAGGTAGTCCATCTACCACAGGCTACGGTGCTGTTGGAAAATTGACCCGTACTACAATTGAAAATATTTCTTGTAATCAGTCTGGAGGGTCTTCATTACTTCCCACTGGAATCTCTTCGTTGCCATTACCATGTACTCCTCCGGCACTTTTTAATTATCAAACAGGTATATCTTGTTTGCTTGCTACGAGTACTGCAACAACAGCTACTACTACTCAAATATATATCGGTGGTGGGTATTCAGGTGGCGGCGGAGGCGGTGGATCATCCGTACAATTACCTGGTATACCTAGTGGCCCAACAAATCTAGGGGCTGTTTCAAATACTATAGGTCAGGTTACCGTATCATGGACAAATACTGCCAATAATCAATCTGGTTTTAATGTGTATCGTTCAACAAATGAAGGTGCAACATTTAGTTCTATCGGTACTGCAAATGCTAATGACACTTCATATACCGATACAACCGCAACTCCTGGAGTAAAATATATGTATCGGGTCAGTGCTACCAATATTGGTGGGGAATCAACTCCAATGTATTATATTTCTGCAAATGCTCTTGCCAATTTTCAAGCAAACACTCATCCAGAGCCAACTCGAGTTGGATGGACGCTCGGTGGTCCTTCATTTCAATCTAGTGCACCAACAGGAGTGGTTACTATCGATTCGACTCGACCTGGCAGTGTCTTTTATCCTGGAGAGCCATTGTTCTTTTATCTTAATTCTGCACAATATGCACCAGGAGGTTATGCTAAAACCTATGAAGTGAGAAATTATGATGGCGCGATTGTCGATAGTGGACCTGTAGTAGATGGTAAAGATCTTACTCTTAATAGTGAGCCGCTTGGTTGGTATAAATTATATCTTTTTGGTAGTGCAACAACTGCCCAAAATGGTGATCAAATAGGAGATACTACCTTTTCTATAATTCGGCCAAATACTAACTTCCCAAGTACTGATGATATGTATGTAACTGGCGGTTATAACGCAGGCTATAAATTCATAAAAGATCATATCCAAGTCGATCAAACGATCAATTTCCCTGGTTGGGCAGGTGGTCCAAATCCTGTTGATGGTTCTACACCTTTCATCTCTGATCCAAATACTCCAGATCCGGCAACGTATAAAAATACGCTTTTTACCGTGA
Coding sequences within:
- a CDS encoding peptidoglycan-binding protein, coding for MSYIKKAIIFFCCVCFLNILFFQSSHSALAATNLSSCTTFNRSLAPDDKDSTTGGLVSKLQWFLVYNGYLLTTPTGHYGPATIAAVQKFQNKYGIVSDGILGAATEEKIQDLSCFSNAVLPLNLPTNTTDTSSNSNSKTCVVLSRSLGPNDKDSTTGGVLLGLVSKLQQFLIHQGYLKAASTGNFGPATVAAVQNFQKDNKIVSSGSPSTTGYGAVGKLTRTTIENISCNQSGGSSLLPTGISSLPLPCTPPALFNYQTGISCLLATSTATTATTTQIYIGGGYSGGGGGGGSSVQLPGIPSGPTNLGAVSNTIGQVTVSWTNTANNQSGFNVYRSTNEGATFSSIGTANANDTSYTDTTATPGVKYMYRVSATNIGGESTPMYYISANALANFQANTHPEPTRVGWTLGGPSFQSSAPTGVVTIDSTRPGSVFYPGEPLFFYLNSAQYAPGGYAKTYEVRNYDGAIVDSGPVVDGKDLTLNSEPLGWYKLYLFGSATTAQNGDQIGDTTFSIIRPNTNFPSTDDMYVTGGYNAGYKFIKDHIQVDQTINFPGWAGGPNPVDGSTPFISDPNTPDPATYKNTLFTV